In a genomic window of Pseudomonas putida:
- a CDS encoding LysR family transcriptional regulator, whose product MSRLPDFEGLAMFAKVAEEGSFAAAARVMGVSVPTVSRAVARLEERLGGRLFNRTSRQLALTEFGASMVAKAGEIYRQAEEVESEAQELSVEPRGQVRLAVPMSFGLRWVAPLMPQLMRQYPELSIDLHLSDASVDLIAEGFDAALRIAVLPDSSLVARRICAVTQYLVASPGYLEEHGHPSHPRELAARRCLSYAYRSRSQVWRFTHDDGTEEDVVPNGPLRVTNADALLPALLDGVAIAELPEFIASEYLADGRLVALLPQWHMMRGGLYFVTPSARTRPVKIKALSDFFVRHLAEPQWRWS is encoded by the coding sequence ATGAGCAGACTTCCGGATTTCGAAGGGTTGGCGATGTTTGCCAAGGTTGCAGAAGAAGGTTCGTTCGCGGCGGCTGCGCGGGTCATGGGGGTCTCTGTGCCCACCGTGTCGCGTGCCGTCGCTCGACTCGAAGAGCGCTTGGGCGGCCGATTGTTCAACCGCACCTCCCGGCAACTGGCGCTGACCGAGTTTGGCGCGAGCATGGTCGCCAAGGCGGGTGAGATTTATCGGCAAGCCGAAGAGGTGGAGAGCGAAGCCCAGGAGTTATCCGTAGAGCCCCGGGGCCAGGTGCGCCTGGCGGTGCCGATGTCTTTCGGCCTGCGTTGGGTCGCGCCGCTGATGCCGCAATTGATGCGTCAGTATCCCGAGTTGTCGATAGACCTTCACCTGTCCGATGCCTCGGTCGACCTCATTGCAGAGGGCTTCGACGCGGCCTTGCGGATCGCGGTATTGCCCGACTCGTCGCTGGTGGCTCGGCGGATATGCGCGGTCACCCAATACCTTGTGGCTTCCCCTGGCTACCTGGAGGAGCACGGACATCCCAGCCATCCTCGTGAGCTGGCAGCCCGCCGTTGCCTCAGCTATGCGTATCGGTCACGCAGCCAGGTCTGGCGCTTTACCCATGACGACGGCACTGAAGAAGACGTCGTCCCCAACGGCCCGCTGCGGGTGACCAACGCAGACGCCCTGTTACCGGCCTTGCTGGATGGGGTGGCCATTGCCGAACTTCCCGAGTTCATTGCCAGCGAATACTTGGCGGATGGGCGGCTGGTCGCCTTGTTGCCGCAGTGGCACATGATGCGTGGCGGGCTTTATTTCGTGACCCCGTCGGCCCGCACGCGTCCCGTGAAGATCAAGGCGCTGTCTGATTTCTTCGTCAGGCACCTGGCAGAACCGCAATGGCGATGGTCATGA
- a CDS encoding helix-turn-helix transcriptional regulator: protein MSSPNRVPTYVMQQRSELTDFYIRDKTGRSAETSPHRHEYFQIQVNLGGDTVQHIGNVVRPFPRNTLAFILPHRVHVIPHPAQSNFMVINFSQTFLLPHLQCDPMDLEEVSILLAPELSPFRFQEHLDFILGDEDFAKVCALIEQMRALDENRQFGTREMLKGLLLQLVGSVCALHAEPLKRLAEENAAEVSRRDALGRMSEYLRKNIADPDLSLIKVAAATYLSPTYLTHWLRKEIGKTFTELVLERRMHAARNYLLNGTRPVGEVARLCGFADEAYFSRRFRQIHGQPPGQFRRQQLNPDTPQSPSNT from the coding sequence ATGTCGTCACCCAATCGAGTACCCACCTATGTCATGCAGCAACGCAGCGAACTGACAGACTTTTACATCCGCGACAAAACGGGACGCAGCGCCGAAACCAGTCCGCATCGCCACGAATATTTCCAGATCCAGGTCAACCTCGGTGGCGATACTGTGCAGCACATCGGCAATGTCGTGCGTCCGTTTCCACGCAATACCCTGGCCTTCATCCTGCCGCATCGGGTGCATGTGATTCCGCATCCGGCGCAGAGCAATTTCATGGTGATCAATTTTTCCCAGACCTTTCTGCTTCCGCATTTGCAATGCGACCCGATGGATCTGGAAGAGGTCTCGATTTTGTTGGCGCCGGAGCTGTCACCGTTTCGCTTTCAGGAGCATCTGGATTTCATTCTGGGCGATGAGGACTTCGCCAAGGTTTGTGCCTTGATTGAACAGATGCGGGCTCTTGATGAGAACCGCCAGTTTGGCACCCGCGAGATGCTCAAAGGCTTGTTGTTGCAGTTGGTGGGCAGCGTCTGTGCCTTGCATGCCGAGCCGCTCAAGCGGTTGGCCGAGGAGAATGCCGCCGAAGTCAGCCGACGCGACGCGTTGGGTCGCATGTCCGAATACTTGCGCAAAAATATCGCCGACCCGGATCTGAGCCTGATAAAAGTGGCTGCTGCGACTTACCTGTCTCCGACGTATCTGACGCACTGGTTGCGCAAGGAAATCGGCAAGACCTTCACCGAACTGGTGCTCGAACGCAGGATGCACGCGGCGCGCAATTACTTGCTCAATGGAACACGACCCGTGGGAGAGGTGGCAAGGTTGTGTGGTTTTGCTGACGAAGCTTACTTCTCCCGACGTTTTCGGCAGATACACGGCCAGCCACCCGGACAGTTCAGGCGCCAGCAACTCAATCCCGACACGCCACAATCACCCTCCAATACGTGA
- a CDS encoding MarR family winged helix-turn-helix transcriptional regulator produces MTDTLTLGFALHDSARLMRKRFEQRARHVGLTRSQWQVLAMLSNHEGIHQKGLADLLELESITLVRLLDKMAERGLVERRRHPTDRRLSLLFLTEQAHPLLQLMREMGKATRLEATDGFSEEEQQLLLQMMKRMRSNLIQACNLPVDEE; encoded by the coding sequence ATGACTGACACATTGACCCTGGGCTTTGCCCTGCACGACAGCGCCCGGCTGATGCGTAAACGCTTCGAACAACGGGCGCGGCATGTGGGCCTGACCCGCTCGCAGTGGCAGGTGCTGGCGATGCTCTCGAACCATGAAGGCATCCATCAAAAAGGCCTCGCGGATTTGCTGGAGCTGGAGTCGATCACCCTCGTGCGCCTGCTGGACAAGATGGCCGAGCGCGGGCTGGTGGAGCGCCGTCGTCATCCCACGGATCGGCGCCTGTCGCTGCTGTTTTTGACGGAGCAGGCCCACCCGCTGTTGCAGCTCATGCGTGAGATGGGCAAGGCCACCCGGCTGGAAGCCACGGATGGATTTTCTGAAGAAGAGCAGCAACTGCTGCTGCAGATGATGAAGCGGATGAGGTCCAACCTGATCCAGGCGTGCAACCTTCCCGTCGACGAGGAGTAA
- a CDS encoding SDR family NAD(P)-dependent oxidoreductase, protein MANKLEGKIALVTGGTTGIGLATAKRFAEEGAHVYITGRRQAELDAAVATVGNATGVRVDSTKLDQLDALYSQIGAAHGRIDVLFANAGGGSMVPLGEISEQHYDDTFDRNVKGVLFTVQKALPLLAKKASVILTGSTAGSAGTAAFSVYAASKAAVRSFARNWILDLKDRQVRINTISPGATRTPGLVDLAGPDAAQQQGLLDYLASLIPMGRVGEAEEIASAALFLASDDASFVNGIELFVDGGQQQV, encoded by the coding sequence ATGGCTAACAAACTCGAAGGCAAAATCGCACTGGTCACCGGCGGTACCACTGGCATCGGCCTGGCCACCGCCAAACGCTTCGCCGAGGAAGGTGCTCACGTCTATATCACTGGCCGGCGCCAGGCTGAACTCGACGCGGCCGTAGCAACCGTCGGCAACGCCACCGGCGTTCGGGTCGACTCCACCAAGCTTGACCAGCTGGACGCGCTGTACAGCCAGATCGGTGCTGCCCACGGTCGCATCGACGTGCTCTTCGCCAACGCCGGTGGCGGCTCAATGGTCCCGCTGGGCGAAATCAGCGAACAGCACTACGACGACACCTTCGACCGCAACGTCAAAGGCGTTCTGTTCACCGTACAAAAAGCTCTGCCGCTGTTGGCTAAAAAGGCTTCAGTAATCCTCACCGGTTCCACCGCCGGCAGTGCAGGCACCGCGGCGTTCAGTGTCTATGCCGCGTCCAAGGCCGCCGTGCGTTCCTTTGCTCGTAACTGGATTCTCGATCTGAAGGATCGTCAGGTGCGGATCAACACCATCAGCCCCGGCGCAACCCGCACCCCGGGCCTGGTCGATCTGGCCGGCCCGGATGCCGCCCAGCAACAAGGGTTGCTGGACTACCTGGCCTCGCTCATCCCCATGGGCCGCGTCGGCGAAGCCGAGGAAATCGCCAGCGCCGCATTGTTCCTGGCATCGGATGACGCCAGCTTCGTCAACGGCATCGAACTGTTTGTCGATGGTGGTCAGCAGCAGGTCTGA
- a CDS encoding PLD nuclease N-terminal domain-containing protein — MGSILYDVIAFVIFALDIWAIINVVKSNAETVKKVLWVALVAFLPVVGLIIWALAGPRSNAR, encoded by the coding sequence ATGGGTTCGATCTTGTACGACGTTATCGCCTTCGTCATTTTTGCTCTGGACATCTGGGCGATCATCAATGTGGTGAAAAGCAATGCAGAAACCGTGAAGAAAGTTCTATGGGTGGCGCTGGTCGCATTTCTCCCGGTAGTCGGCCTGATTATCTGGGCACTGGCCGGCCCACGCAGTAACGCTCGTTAG
- a CDS encoding histone deacetylase family protein yields MRSFFHPEQLLHHPRSYYSRGQMRTPQEVPERAQRLVQASHSLGFTVEQPADAGLDPLLAVHGGPYLAFLQEAHQRWKEIPEDWGDEVMSNIFVREPNALRGILAQAARYLADGSCPVGEQTWRSAYWSAQSAIAGAKALLDGEPAAYALCRPPGHHARAEAAGGFCYVNNAAVAAQVLRDKFAKVAVLDTDMHHGQGIQEIFYDRDDVLYVSVHGDPTNFYPGVAGFNDERGVGAGEGFNLNLPMAHGASEADFLGQLDIALQAVTDFGAEVLVLSLGFDIYELDPQSKVAVTREGFATLGERIRSLGLPCLIVQEGGYHLESLEDNARAFFVNPEVWQR; encoded by the coding sequence ATGCGCAGTTTTTTCCACCCCGAACAATTGCTCCATCACCCACGCAGCTACTACTCCCGCGGCCAGATGCGCACCCCCCAGGAAGTGCCGGAACGCGCACAACGCCTGGTGCAAGCGTCCCATTCCTTGGGCTTCACCGTAGAGCAACCCGCCGATGCCGGGCTCGATCCGCTGCTGGCCGTTCACGGCGGCCCCTACCTGGCCTTCCTGCAGGAAGCCCACCAGCGCTGGAAAGAAATCCCCGAAGACTGGGGCGACGAGGTGATGTCGAACATCTTCGTGCGCGAACCCAACGCCCTGCGCGGCATCCTCGCCCAGGCCGCGCGCTATCTTGCCGACGGCAGCTGCCCGGTAGGCGAACAGACCTGGCGTTCGGCCTATTGGTCGGCGCAGAGCGCAATCGCCGGCGCCAAGGCTTTATTGGATGGCGAACCCGCCGCCTATGCCCTGTGCCGCCCACCGGGTCACCACGCCCGGGCCGAAGCGGCGGGGGGCTTCTGCTATGTGAACAACGCGGCGGTGGCGGCGCAGGTGCTGCGCGACAAATTCGCCAAGGTGGCGGTGCTGGACACCGACATGCACCACGGCCAGGGCATCCAGGAAATTTTCTACGACCGCGATGACGTGCTCTACGTCTCGGTGCACGGCGATCCGACCAACTTCTATCCGGGGGTCGCCGGCTTCAACGATGAGCGCGGCGTCGGCGCGGGCGAGGGCTTCAACCTCAACCTGCCGATGGCCCATGGAGCCAGCGAGGCGGATTTCCTCGGGCAACTGGATATTGCCTTGCAGGCCGTGACCGACTTCGGCGCCGAGGTGCTGGTGCTGTCCCTGGGTTTCGACATTTATGAACTGGACCCGCAGAGCAAGGTGGCGGTGACCCGCGAAGGCTTCGCCACGCTCGGCGAGCGGATCCGCAGCCTCGGCTTGCCGTGCCTGATCGTGCAGGAGGGCGGGTATCACCTGGAGAGCCTGGAGGACAATGCGCGGGCGTTTTTTGTGAATCCCGAGGTGTGGCAGCGCTGA
- a CDS encoding HlyD family secretion protein, protein MTDQRLKSPAPVKPAAPRLETPASTEPRQPDLAQTGNGQSPASPARPKRQQLRMALFALLPIALLVGGYLYVTGGQIISTDNAYIQADHVGVSTDVSGLVATVDVKDNQRVSKGQVLFTLKPEPFRIALASAQAQLGNVRNQILNLKANYSQALAEIDQAQIDLAYYQTGFQRQQTLLSVSAVSKTNYDDAKHALDSTRQKIAVAKATAQMVLAQLGGNIDTPVERQSAYLQAQAAVDEAQRNLDNSVVRASFDGIVTNVDSLQVGSYLQPPQSGISLVSDDHLWVAASPKETELTHLLPGQPVKISVDTYPGVEWHGTVESISPASGSSFSLLPAQNTTGNWVKVVQRIPVRISIDDAHDKPPLRTGMSVQTQIDTGAARGLPFSGLLAGKTTAHE, encoded by the coding sequence ATGACTGATCAACGTCTCAAGTCTCCTGCCCCGGTGAAGCCGGCGGCGCCAAGACTGGAAACCCCTGCCTCGACCGAGCCCCGTCAACCCGACCTCGCGCAGACCGGCAACGGGCAAAGCCCTGCATCCCCTGCCCGCCCGAAACGCCAGCAACTGCGCATGGCACTCTTTGCCTTGCTGCCCATCGCGCTGCTGGTCGGCGGTTACCTGTATGTCACCGGCGGACAAATCATTTCCACCGACAATGCCTACATCCAGGCCGATCACGTGGGCGTTTCGACCGACGTTTCGGGCCTGGTCGCGACCGTCGATGTCAAAGACAATCAGCGCGTCAGCAAAGGTCAGGTGCTGTTCACCCTCAAGCCCGAGCCTTTCCGGATTGCGTTGGCCAGTGCCCAGGCGCAGCTGGGCAACGTGCGCAATCAGATCCTCAACCTCAAGGCCAATTACAGTCAGGCGCTGGCGGAGATCGATCAGGCGCAGATCGATCTGGCGTACTACCAGACCGGTTTCCAGCGCCAGCAAACCCTGCTCAGCGTTTCGGCGGTGTCGAAAACCAATTACGACGACGCCAAGCACGCACTGGACAGCACCCGGCAAAAAATCGCCGTGGCCAAGGCCACCGCGCAAATGGTTCTGGCGCAGCTGGGTGGGAACATCGACACCCCGGTCGAACGGCAGTCTGCCTATCTGCAGGCCCAGGCCGCCGTCGACGAAGCACAACGCAACCTCGACAACTCCGTGGTCCGGGCCTCGTTCGACGGGATCGTGACCAACGTCGACTCGCTGCAGGTCGGCTCCTACCTGCAACCGCCACAGTCGGGTATCAGCCTGGTGTCGGACGATCACCTGTGGGTTGCCGCATCGCCCAAGGAAACCGAGTTGACTCACCTGCTGCCCGGTCAACCGGTGAAGATCAGCGTCGACACTTACCCCGGTGTCGAGTGGCACGGCACCGTCGAGAGCATCAGCCCGGCCTCGGGTTCGAGTTTCTCGCTGCTGCCGGCGCAAAACACCACGGGCAACTGGGTCAAGGTGGTGCAACGGATCCCCGTGCGCATCAGCATCGACGATGCCCATGACAAACCGCCGCTGCGCACCGGCATGAGTGTGCAAACGCAGATCGATACCGGCGCGGCCCGTGGCCTGCCGTTCTCGGGGTTGCTGGCCGGCAAGACCACCGCCCATGAGTAA
- a CDS encoding Zn-dependent hydrolase: MLKINGERLWASLMAMAEIGATARGGSCRLALSDEDKAGRELFAHWCREAGMTLSVDAIGNLFARRAGTDPDAAPVMMGSHLDTQPEGGRFDGVYGVLAGLEVVRCLNDLGIQTRKPLEVAVWTNEEGARFTPAMFGSAVFTGIMDLDAALAVRDVNGISVADELQRTGYAGERPLGGAVDAYFEAHIEQGPILEDNAKSIGVVSGGQAIRWLDVRVEGMAAHAGTTPMPLRKDALYGVARMIQAIEGLAADFAPEGLTTVGELSINKSSRNTIPGLVNFTVDLRHHRDDAIAAMEEQVRARLQAIADGRGLNLTITPHWISPATPFDPECVAAVQQAVDGLGYAQQSIVSGAGHDAILLARYCPTAMVFIPCVGGLSHNEAEDVLPEDVRQGTDVLLNAVLARASRVE, encoded by the coding sequence ATGTTGAAGATTAATGGCGAACGCCTCTGGGCGAGCCTGATGGCCATGGCCGAAATCGGCGCCACCGCTCGTGGTGGCAGCTGCCGCCTGGCCCTCAGCGATGAAGACAAGGCCGGTCGTGAACTGTTTGCCCACTGGTGCCGCGAAGCCGGCATGACCCTGAGCGTGGATGCCATCGGCAACCTGTTCGCCCGCCGCGCCGGCACCGATCCGGACGCCGCGCCGGTGATGATGGGCAGCCACCTCGACACCCAGCCCGAAGGCGGACGCTTCGATGGCGTTTACGGTGTGCTCGCCGGCCTGGAAGTGGTGCGCTGCCTCAACGACCTGGGCATCCAGACCCGCAAGCCGCTGGAAGTGGCGGTGTGGACCAACGAAGAAGGCGCGCGCTTCACCCCGGCGATGTTCGGCTCGGCGGTGTTCACCGGGATCATGGATCTGGACGCGGCGCTGGCGGTGCGGGATGTGAACGGCATCAGTGTCGCCGACGAATTGCAGCGCACCGGTTATGCCGGCGAGCGTCCGCTGGGCGGCGCGGTGGATGCCTATTTCGAGGCGCACATCGAACAGGGGCCGATCCTGGAAGACAACGCCAAGAGCATCGGCGTGGTCAGCGGCGGCCAGGCGATCCGCTGGCTCGACGTGCGGGTCGAGGGCATGGCCGCCCACGCCGGTACCACGCCGATGCCGCTGCGCAAGGATGCCCTGTATGGCGTGGCGCGGATGATCCAGGCCATCGAAGGCCTGGCGGCGGATTTCGCCCCCGAAGGTCTGACCACCGTGGGCGAACTGAGCATCAACAAGTCCTCGCGCAACACCATTCCGGGGCTGGTGAACTTCACCGTCGACCTGCGCCATCACCGCGACGACGCCATCGCGGCCATGGAAGAACAGGTGCGTGCGCGACTGCAGGCGATTGCCGATGGTCGCGGCTTGAACCTGACCATCACCCCGCACTGGATCAGCCCGGCCACACCGTTCGATCCTGAATGTGTGGCGGCGGTGCAGCAGGCGGTGGACGGGCTCGGCTACGCTCAACAATCGATCGTCAGCGGCGCCGGGCATGACGCGATCCTCCTGGCGCGGTACTGCCCGACGGCCATGGTGTTCATCCCCTGTGTGGGCGGCCTGAGCCATAACGAAGCCGAAGACGTGCTGCCCGAAGACGTGCGCCAGGGCACCGATGTGCTGCTCAACGCCGTACTGGCCCGCGCCTCAAGAGTTGAGTAA
- a CDS encoding YSC84-related protein has translation MIKHLQIMAFVSIFAIVAGCQTDQSTSASSAKAAKAANAQMDQDAKAALKSLYSSTPQARVLAQKAKGILVFPEVLKAGLIVGAHHGEGELIENGKVTGYFSTTAASYGLQAGAQKFGYVMFFMTYSAMNDLKSVNGFEVGVGPSIVVVDSGVAKSLTTSTAQSDVYAFIFDQKGLMAGLGLQGSKITRLDR, from the coding sequence ATGATCAAACACCTTCAAATAATGGCATTCGTTTCTATCTTCGCGATCGTTGCGGGGTGCCAAACGGATCAATCGACTTCCGCCTCTAGTGCGAAGGCTGCGAAGGCTGCAAACGCTCAGATGGATCAGGACGCAAAGGCGGCGTTAAAGAGTTTATATAGCAGTACGCCGCAAGCGCGTGTCCTGGCGCAAAAAGCCAAGGGTATCCTCGTTTTCCCGGAAGTGCTGAAAGCGGGTCTCATCGTCGGCGCACATCATGGCGAAGGCGAATTGATCGAGAACGGCAAAGTCACGGGATACTTCTCGACCACTGCCGCCTCATACGGTCTTCAGGCGGGCGCGCAGAAATTTGGCTACGTGATGTTCTTCATGACCTATTCAGCGATGAACGATCTGAAAAGTGTTAATGGCTTCGAGGTCGGCGTGGGCCCAAGCATCGTGGTCGTAGATTCAGGCGTGGCCAAGTCGCTGACTACTTCAACGGCACAGTCTGATGTTTATGCGTTCATCTTTGATCAAAAGGGCTTGATGGCCGGGCTGGGGCTACAGGGTTCAAAAATTACCAGGCTCGATCGTTGA
- a CDS encoding MFS transporter produces the protein MKPQASSQPRRAAAAAFIGTMIEWYDFYIYATAAALVFGALFFPSDDPLFSTMAAFGTFAVGFFARPLGGIVFGHIGDRIGRKKSLIITLLMMGVVTVCIGLLPTYAQIGVVAPVLLILLRVVQGIAVGGEWGGAVLMAGEHAPKGRRNFFASFAQLGSPAGLILSLLAFSAVTRLPEEDLMSWGWRLPFLASSLLLLVGLAIRLGVNESPEFLASREQASKKLRKEQAPVMEVLRTAWRPLLLCIGANTLGIAGVYFTNTFMIAYTTQQLALPRSLILECLFFVAIIQFCIQPLAAWIAEKIGATRFLCLVSLLAMASPYPMFVLVSSAQAPLIILGIALAVVCMASFYAVIAGYVSGMFETRVRYTAISLAYQICGAVAGGLTPLIGTMLAHKFAGQWWPMAVFYSLIAATSLVCVLSLARRHANAERVELARA, from the coding sequence ATGAAGCCTCAAGCTTCGTCCCAGCCGCGCCGTGCGGCAGCCGCTGCCTTTATCGGCACGATGATCGAGTGGTACGACTTTTACATCTACGCCACCGCCGCCGCGCTGGTGTTCGGTGCGCTGTTCTTTCCCTCCGACGATCCGCTGTTCAGCACCATGGCCGCGTTCGGCACCTTCGCCGTGGGCTTTTTTGCGCGACCACTGGGCGGGATTGTCTTCGGCCACATCGGCGACCGCATCGGGCGCAAGAAGTCATTGATCATCACGCTGCTGATGATGGGCGTGGTCACCGTCTGCATCGGTTTGCTGCCGACCTACGCGCAAATCGGCGTCGTGGCCCCGGTGCTGTTGATCCTGCTGCGCGTCGTCCAGGGCATCGCCGTCGGTGGCGAGTGGGGCGGGGCGGTGTTGATGGCCGGCGAGCACGCGCCGAAAGGCCGACGCAATTTCTTCGCCTCGTTCGCGCAACTGGGCAGCCCGGCCGGTTTGATCCTGTCGCTGCTGGCCTTCAGCGCCGTTACCCGTTTGCCGGAAGAAGACCTGATGAGCTGGGGCTGGCGCTTGCCGTTTCTCGCCAGTTCCCTGTTGTTGCTGGTGGGCCTGGCAATTCGCCTGGGGGTCAATGAGTCGCCGGAATTTCTCGCCAGCCGCGAGCAGGCCAGCAAAAAGCTGCGCAAGGAACAGGCGCCGGTCATGGAAGTGTTGCGCACTGCATGGCGTCCGTTGCTGCTGTGCATCGGCGCCAACACCCTGGGCATCGCCGGCGTCTATTTCACCAACACCTTCATGATCGCCTACACCACCCAGCAACTGGCACTGCCGCGTTCGCTGATCCTCGAATGCCTGTTCTTCGTTGCCATCATCCAGTTCTGCATCCAGCCGCTGGCGGCGTGGATCGCCGAGAAAATCGGCGCGACCCGTTTCCTGTGCCTGGTGTCACTGCTGGCCATGGCTTCGCCGTACCCGATGTTCGTGCTGGTGAGCTCGGCCCAGGCGCCGCTGATCATCCTCGGCATTGCCCTGGCGGTGGTGTGCATGGCGTCGTTCTATGCGGTGATCGCCGGCTACGTCAGCGGCATGTTCGAGACCCGGGTGCGCTACACCGCGATCTCCCTGGCGTATCAGATTTGCGGCGCGGTGGCCGGTGGTTTGACACCGCTGATCGGCACGATGCTCGCGCATAAATTCGCCGGGCAGTGGTGGCCGATGGCGGTGTTCTACAGCCTGATCGCCGCGACCTCACTTGTCTGCGTCCTGTCCCTTGCCCGTCGCCATGCCAACGCCGAACGCGTCGAACTGGCCCGTGCCTGA
- a CDS encoding DHA2 family efflux MFS transporter permease subunit: MSNEPATESVAHRGMITACVVLAVIMQALDTTIANVALPYMQGSISASSDQINWVLTSYIVAAAVMTPPSAFLARRFGRKRVLIWAIIGFVVSSMLCGLAQSLEEIILARLLQGLAGAALVPLSQGILLDIYSLKERGSAMALFGVSVMVGPVLGPMLGGWLTENFSWRWVFFINLPIGLLALAGIIYYVSETTTDTQSRLDWLGFGSLSVGIMALQLFLDRGEQLGWFASGEILIEAIVAGAALYVFLVHTFTSDAPFISPKLFKDRNFSISVIFIFIVGITYLASLALMTPYLQTLMGYPVLTAGMVMGPRGLGTMLTMFLAGRLLGKVDTRLLLLTGLGLSALSMWLMTGWTPDVSMQTVIYAGFIQGTSLGLLFVPLTTVAFATLPASLRAEGTGLYSLSRNVGSSVGISIVTVLLTQNIQANHEQIGAYITPFNRAFEAWPIKSYLDPMLASGRATLDAMVTVQASWIAYIDDFKLLMVLSLAVMPLLLIIKPPKMQASEEPAPVME; this comes from the coding sequence ATGAGTAACGAGCCGGCGACAGAATCGGTGGCGCATCGCGGGATGATCACCGCCTGCGTGGTGCTGGCGGTGATCATGCAAGCGCTCGACACCACCATCGCCAACGTCGCCCTGCCCTACATGCAGGGCAGCATCTCGGCCAGCTCGGACCAGATCAACTGGGTTCTGACGTCGTACATTGTCGCCGCCGCCGTCATGACCCCACCCTCGGCTTTCCTGGCCCGGCGCTTCGGGCGCAAGCGCGTGTTGATCTGGGCCATTATCGGCTTCGTCGTCTCCTCGATGCTGTGCGGTTTGGCGCAGTCGCTGGAAGAAATCATCCTCGCCCGCTTGCTACAAGGCCTTGCGGGCGCTGCCCTGGTGCCGTTGTCCCAGGGCATCCTGCTGGATATCTACAGCCTCAAGGAGCGCGGCTCGGCCATGGCGCTGTTCGGGGTGTCGGTCATGGTCGGTCCGGTGCTGGGCCCGATGCTCGGCGGCTGGCTGACCGAGAATTTCAGCTGGCGCTGGGTGTTCTTCATCAACCTGCCCATTGGCCTGCTGGCGCTGGCCGGGATCATCTACTACGTCAGTGAAACCACGACTGACACCCAGTCGCGCCTTGACTGGCTGGGCTTTGGCTCACTGAGCGTGGGCATCATGGCCCTGCAATTGTTCCTCGACCGCGGCGAGCAACTGGGCTGGTTCGCCTCCGGTGAAATCCTCATCGAAGCCATCGTCGCCGGTGCCGCGCTGTATGTGTTTTTGGTCCACACCTTCACCAGCGACGCCCCCTTCATCAGCCCCAAACTGTTCAAGGATCGAAACTTTTCGATCAGCGTGATCTTCATTTTCATCGTCGGCATCACCTACCTGGCCTCGCTGGCCTTGATGACCCCTTACCTGCAAACCCTGATGGGCTATCCGGTGCTCACCGCCGGCATGGTCATGGGCCCGCGCGGGCTGGGAACGATGTTGACCATGTTCCTTGCCGGGCGATTGCTGGGCAAAGTCGATACCCGTCTGTTGCTGCTGACGGGCCTGGGATTGTCGGCGCTGTCGATGTGGCTGATGACCGGCTGGACACCGGATGTGTCGATGCAAACCGTCATCTATGCCGGCTTCATTCAAGGCACCAGCCTGGGCCTGCTGTTCGTGCCCCTGACCACCGTGGCCTTCGCCACCCTGCCCGCCTCCCTGCGCGCCGAAGGCACCGGGCTTTACAGCCTCTCGCGCAACGTCGGCTCCAGCGTCGGCATTTCCATCGTGACGGTGCTGCTGACCCAGAACATCCAGGCCAACCATGAGCAGATCGGCGCGTACATCACCCCCTTCAACCGGGCCTTCGAGGCCTGGCCGATCAAGAGCTACCTGGACCCGATGCTCGCCTCCGGGCGCGCAACGCTCGACGCGATGGTCACGGTGCAGGCGAGCTGGATCGCCTACATCGATGACTTCAAGCTGTTGATGGTGCTGTCACTGGCGGTCATGCCGCTGTTGCTGATCATCAAGCCGCCGAAGATGCAGGCCAGTGAAGAGCCTGCGCCGGTCATGGAGTAG